One window from the genome of Pseudomonas leptonychotis encodes:
- a CDS encoding TetR family transcriptional regulator: protein MQSHRRLKPLQPRAEQKLQTRHALMDAARSLMDSGRGFGSLSLREVARSAGIVPTGFYRHFDDMDALGLALIAEVGETFRETIRQVRHHEFEVGGVIDASVRIFLDAVAANRSQFLFLAREQYGGSLLVRQAVGALRERITADLVADLALMPKLQHFDAPAQNIIADLVVKTVFATLPELIDPPAPTLPMHASPEVKMIEQLRFIFIGAKHWQGLGQQTD from the coding sequence ATGCAGAGTCACCGACGTTTGAAACCACTACAGCCGCGTGCCGAACAAAAACTGCAAACCCGCCACGCCCTGATGGATGCCGCGCGCAGCCTGATGGACAGTGGTCGCGGCTTTGGCAGCTTGAGCTTGCGTGAAGTCGCACGTAGCGCCGGCATCGTGCCGACCGGCTTCTACCGCCACTTCGACGACATGGACGCGCTAGGTCTGGCGTTGATCGCCGAGGTCGGTGAAACCTTCCGAGAAACCATCCGCCAGGTTCGCCACCACGAGTTCGAAGTGGGCGGCGTGATCGACGCCTCGGTGCGCATCTTCCTCGACGCGGTGGCAGCCAACCGTTCGCAATTCCTGTTTCTCGCCCGCGAGCAGTACGGTGGCTCGCTACTGGTACGCCAGGCAGTGGGCGCACTGCGTGAACGCATTACCGCCGACCTGGTCGCGGACCTGGCACTCATGCCAAAGCTGCAGCACTTCGACGCCCCAGCGCAGAACATCATTGCCGACCTGGTGGTGAAAACCGTATTTGCCACCTTACCCGAGCTGATTGACCCACCCGCCCCAACCCTGCCGATGCACGCCTCGCCTGAAGTCAAAATGATCGAGCAGCTGCGCTTTATCTTTATCGGCGCTAAACATTGGCAAGGCCTCGGCCAACAGACCGACTAA
- a CDS encoding fatty acid desaturase family protein, producing the protein MRFDRELSMAEMNAFGNELDALRQRTLADLGEVDARYIRRIRTAVRLCCAAGRVLLMFGWFPPTWLLGTLLLGLGKILENMELGHNVMHGQYDWMNDPELSGRSYEWDIAGPGDFWRHTHNHVHHTWTNVLGMDDDVGYGVVRLFPEQRWKPFYRWQPLWVTLQALLFQYSVAVQHLRLDKVYKGKLSKAEARPLIRQFNAKILRQWGKDYLFFPLLALLLGVNALAVLAGNVVANLIRNLWTFTVIFCGHFTEKAAVFSKESVVGESRGHWYLRQLRGSSNLNGGPLFHILTGNLSHQIEHHLFPDLPARRYAALAVEVREIAERYGQVYNNGSLWRQFSTVLKRIWIYRRRPVEAMSTGA; encoded by the coding sequence ATGCGCTTTGATCGCGAATTATCCATGGCTGAAATGAACGCGTTCGGTAACGAGCTGGATGCCCTGCGGCAACGCACCCTGGCCGATTTAGGTGAGGTAGATGCGCGTTATATTCGCCGCATCCGCACGGCGGTGCGACTGTGTTGCGCGGCGGGGCGGGTGTTATTGATGTTCGGCTGGTTTCCGCCGACCTGGCTGCTGGGCACCTTGCTATTGGGCTTGGGCAAAATTCTGGAGAACATGGAGCTGGGCCATAACGTGATGCATGGCCAGTACGATTGGATGAATGACCCCGAGCTCTCCGGGCGCAGCTATGAATGGGACATCGCCGGGCCTGGCGATTTCTGGCGGCACACCCATAACCATGTACACCACACGTGGACCAACGTGTTGGGCATGGATGATGACGTCGGTTACGGCGTGGTGCGGTTATTTCCCGAGCAACGCTGGAAGCCGTTTTACCGCTGGCAGCCGTTGTGGGTGACGTTGCAGGCTCTGCTGTTTCAATACTCGGTAGCCGTTCAGCACCTGCGTTTGGACAAGGTCTACAAAGGCAAGCTGAGCAAGGCCGAGGCACGCCCGCTGATCCGCCAGTTCAACGCCAAGATCCTCCGGCAGTGGGGCAAGGATTACCTGTTCTTCCCGCTGCTGGCGCTGCTGTTAGGGGTCAATGCCCTGGCGGTGCTGGCCGGTAATGTCGTGGCCAATTTGATTCGTAATCTGTGGACCTTCACCGTGATCTTCTGCGGCCATTTCACGGAAAAGGCGGCGGTGTTCAGCAAGGAGTCGGTGGTGGGCGAGAGTCGTGGGCACTGGTACCTGCGGCAGCTACGCGGTTCCAGCAACCTTAACGGCGGGCCGCTGTTTCATATCCTCACCGGCAATCTCAGCCATCAGATCGAGCACCACCTGTTCCCTGACTTGCCGGCGCGCCGTTATGCCGCGCTGGCCGTGGAAGTGCGTGAGATCGCCGAGCGTTATGGCCAGGTCTACAACAATGGCAGCCTGTGGCGGCAGTTTTCGACGGTGCTTAAGCGGATCTGGATTTACCGCCGGCGTCCGGTCGAGGCTATGTCGACTGGCGCTTAA
- a CDS encoding class I SAM-dependent methyltransferase has translation MTMHTIERIYPKDLNPQNPDDQASLHIHMQRYEFAATHLSGARILDMACGCGYGTALLAERHPDKQVIGVDIDPEAIAYARQHYQLANLRYECADAEQFRSEPGFDCIVSLETIEHLPRPQQLLANYARLLAEGGKVIASVPITPTLDGNPHHLHDFSTRSFYALFRQHGLHARQHLEQIQWWQFKGLFSKQADQHKQHRSEGVGNAVLLYYRRRPLYLFSRLYSMLRYGFSNRYLTCVFTR, from the coding sequence ATGACCATGCACACCATCGAACGGATTTACCCGAAGGACCTCAACCCACAAAACCCGGATGACCAGGCTAGCCTGCACATCCATATGCAGCGTTATGAATTTGCCGCCACGCACCTCAGTGGCGCGCGCATATTGGATATGGCCTGCGGCTGCGGCTATGGCACGGCGCTGCTGGCCGAGCGACACCCAGACAAGCAGGTCATCGGCGTAGACATCGACCCCGAAGCCATTGCCTACGCCCGCCAGCATTACCAGCTGGCCAACCTGCGTTATGAGTGTGCCGATGCCGAGCAGTTCCGCAGCGAACCGGGCTTCGATTGCATCGTCAGCCTGGAAACCATCGAGCACCTGCCGCGCCCGCAACAGCTTCTGGCCAACTATGCGCGCTTACTGGCCGAGGGCGGCAAGGTCATCGCCTCGGTGCCGATCACGCCAACCCTGGACGGCAACCCCCACCACCTGCATGACTTCAGCACCCGCAGCTTTTATGCACTGTTCCGCCAGCACGGGCTGCATGCCCGCCAGCACTTGGAGCAGATTCAGTGGTGGCAGTTCAAAGGTTTATTCTCGAAACAGGCCGATCAACACAAACAGCACCGCAGCGAAGGGGTCGGCAATGCCGTGCTGTTGTACTACCGGCGGCGCCCGCTGTACCTGTTCAGCCGACTGTACTCGATGCTGCGTTACGGCTTTAGCAACCGCTATCTGACCTGCGTGTTCACGCGCTGA
- a CDS encoding flavin reductase family protein, whose product MALLPFTWVRGLTHLLHPLRVLVARGWLRESDVDAALALLHPALRLNRVFARVMQRQWVAEDMLELTLRANGNWRGAKPGQHLQLYLERDGVRLSRSYSLTALQLGGRLQVAIKHQPGGRVSPYLLEHLAVGDVLELGAVYGELSWPEAQQGVLLLAAGSGITPLLGLLRAALARGFSAPVTLLHYVREQGQRAFVDELQALQAQHSNLQVRWSLTASEAEAGELMGRFTAEHLAAVPQLIQRSVLTCGPAGFVSQVQQWWQTAGLPGALQAEAFTPPALNRDVSLRQVMVNFARSHQQNRVDNQRSLLDQAEDFGMKPAHGCRQGICASCTCTLLSGTVRDVRTGALFSEPGQPIRLCISAPHSDVEIDL is encoded by the coding sequence ATGGCCCTTCTTCCTTTTACTTGGGTGCGTGGCCTCACACACCTGTTGCATCCGTTGCGTGTGCTGGTCGCGCGCGGTTGGTTGCGTGAAAGTGATGTTGATGCCGCTTTGGCGCTGCTGCACCCGGCGTTGCGGCTAAACCGGGTGTTTGCCCGGGTTATGCAGCGTCAATGGGTGGCCGAGGACATGCTCGAATTGACCCTGCGCGCCAACGGCAATTGGCGCGGCGCAAAGCCGGGTCAGCATCTGCAGCTGTATCTCGAACGTGACGGCGTACGCCTGAGCCGCAGTTACAGCCTGACTGCGTTGCAGCTCGGTGGCCGTTTGCAGGTTGCGATCAAGCATCAGCCGGGCGGGCGTGTTTCGCCCTACCTGCTGGAGCATCTGGCAGTGGGCGATGTGCTGGAGCTGGGCGCAGTGTATGGCGAATTGAGCTGGCCCGAGGCGCAACAGGGCGTGTTGCTGTTGGCTGCAGGCAGTGGCATCACGCCGCTGCTGGGGTTGCTGCGCGCTGCACTGGCTCGTGGGTTCAGCGCTCCGGTGACGCTGCTGCATTACGTTCGCGAGCAGGGCCAGCGAGCGTTTGTCGATGAGTTGCAGGCGTTACAGGCCCAGCACAGCAACCTACAGGTGCGCTGGTCGCTGACTGCGAGCGAAGCTGAGGCCGGCGAACTGATGGGGCGTTTTACGGCCGAGCATCTGGCCGCCGTGCCACAGCTGATCCAACGCAGCGTACTGACCTGTGGCCCGGCGGGGTTTGTTAGCCAGGTGCAACAGTGGTGGCAAACCGCCGGACTACCGGGCGCCTTGCAGGCAGAAGCATTCACTCCACCCGCGTTGAACCGCGATGTCAGTTTGCGCCAGGTAATGGTGAATTTTGCCCGCAGCCATCAGCAAAACCGGGTCGACAACCAGCGCAGCCTGTTGGATCAGGCCGAGGATTTCGGCATGAAGCCGGCTCACGGCTGCCGTCAAGGCATCTGCGCCAGCTGCACCTGCACCCTGCTCAGCGGCACGGTGCGGGATGTGCGCACTGGCGCGCTGTTCAGCGAGCCGGGGCAACCGATCCGCCTGTGCATCAGCGCGCCCCACAGTGATGTTGAGATCGACCTTTAA
- the ureE gene encoding urease accessory protein UreE, whose protein sequence is MLVIHHRITVQPHWDAELELSFEARSKSRLRCFSRNGEDVGLFLERGQPALHDGECLQAEDGRIVRVLARAEPLLHVTCANPFELMRAAYHLGNRHVALQLGDGWLRLPDDYVLKAMLEQLGATVESVEAPYQPEQGAYGGGHHHSHAGDAEFSYAPRLHQFGARK, encoded by the coding sequence ATGTTGGTGATTCACCACCGTATTACCGTCCAGCCACACTGGGACGCCGAACTCGAACTGAGCTTCGAAGCCCGCAGCAAAAGCCGCCTGCGCTGCTTCAGCCGCAACGGCGAGGATGTCGGCCTGTTCCTCGAACGCGGCCAACCGGCTCTGCATGACGGCGAATGCCTGCAAGCCGAAGACGGCCGCATCGTCCGCGTGCTCGCCCGCGCCGAGCCACTGCTACACGTGACCTGCGCCAACCCGTTCGAACTGATGCGCGCCGCCTACCACCTGGGCAATCGCCATGTCGCTCTGCAACTGGGCGATGGCTGGCTGCGCCTGCCGGACGACTATGTACTCAAGGCCATGCTCGAACAGCTCGGCGCAACGGTTGAAAGCGTCGAGGCGCCCTACCAACCGGAACAAGGTGCCTATGGCGGCGGTCATCACCATTCCCACGCCGGCGACGCCGAGTTCAGCTACGCGCCACGCTTGCATCAATTCGGGGCACGCAAGTGA
- a CDS encoding esterase/lipase family protein: protein MSTSTAPRYPLVLVPGLFGFISLLGYPYWYGIVTALRRIGAKVFPVLVSSVHSTEVRGEQLLLRIADVLQETGAEKVHLIGHSQGALTARYAAALKPEWVASVTSVAGPNHGSELADFLKRKAPHGSWRERLLSRLLRGVARCMAWLERGYKGEPLPMDVAAAQQSLTSDGVAAFNVQYPQGLPEVWGGEGAAEVNGVRYYSWSGTIQPGITDKGGNRFDGPNVACRMFAKTFQREVGQCDGMVGRYSSHLGTVIGDQYPMDHFDIINQTFGLVGKGAEPVKLFVEHAQRLQAAGL, encoded by the coding sequence ATGTCGACTTCTACTGCACCCCGTTATCCCCTGGTCCTGGTGCCCGGCTTGTTCGGCTTTATCAGCCTGCTCGGTTATCCCTATTGGTACGGCATTGTCACGGCGCTGCGCCGCATCGGTGCAAAAGTCTTTCCAGTGCTGGTGTCTTCGGTGCATTCCACCGAGGTGCGCGGCGAGCAATTGCTGCTGCGTATTGCTGATGTGTTGCAAGAAACCGGCGCCGAAAAGGTGCACTTGATCGGCCATAGCCAGGGCGCCCTGACGGCGCGTTATGCGGCGGCGCTGAAGCCTGAGTGGGTGGCTTCCGTTACTTCAGTGGCCGGCCCTAATCACGGCTCCGAACTGGCGGACTTTCTCAAGCGCAAAGCACCACATGGCAGCTGGCGCGAGCGTCTGTTGTCGCGTCTGCTGCGCGGTGTGGCCCGCTGCATGGCCTGGCTGGAGCGCGGTTATAAGGGCGAACCACTGCCGATGGATGTGGCGGCGGCGCAGCAATCGCTGACCAGCGACGGTGTGGCGGCGTTCAATGTGCAGTACCCACAGGGTTTGCCGGAGGTCTGGGGCGGTGAGGGCGCGGCCGAGGTCAATGGCGTGCGTTACTACTCCTGGTCCGGCACCATTCAGCCGGGTATCACCGATAAGGGGGGTAATCGTTTCGATGGGCCGAATGTTGCCTGCCGCATGTTTGCCAAGACTTTTCAGCGTGAGGTTGGGCAGTGCGATGGCATGGTTGGGCGTTACAGCTCGCACTTGGGTACCGTGATTGGTGATCAGTACCCGATGGACCACTTCGATATCATCAATCAGACCTTCGGCCTGGTTGGCAAAGGTGCTGAGCCGGTGAAGTTGTTTGTTGAGCATGCGCAGCGTTTACAGGCTGCAGGGCTCTAG
- a CDS encoding glycerophosphodiester phosphodiesterase — protein sequence MLRVARFLSAPLLLLAIALGVLALTSKPAQPMAVLNRFAAQPLVIAHRGGKGLWPENSLFAFQRASALGVDMLEMDLHLSRDGELVVIHDRTLERTTNGEGPVAALSLEQLQALDAGYNWSADGGQSYPYRGQGIRIPSFIEVLEHTPAKAKVIEIKVPDVGMEALLCDALTAHQQLDRVIVGSFYDRSLQLFREQCPGVATSAGPGSVRMLVALNWVGLGSLLSPSYQALQIPEAHNGLAIASPSLLKAAALRGLNVQLWTINEQPDMRRLLDLGAHALITDYPDRALQVLGRSTQISALED from the coding sequence ATGCTGCGCGTCGCCCGCTTTCTATCTGCTCCGCTTTTGTTGCTGGCCATCGCCCTCGGTGTACTGGCCCTGACCAGCAAACCGGCTCAACCGATGGCAGTGCTCAATCGCTTTGCTGCGCAACCACTGGTTATCGCCCACCGTGGCGGCAAAGGCCTGTGGCCGGAGAACAGCCTGTTTGCCTTCCAGCGCGCCAGTGCCCTGGGTGTGGACATGCTGGAAATGGACCTGCACCTGTCGCGTGACGGCGAGCTGGTGGTAATTCACGACCGCACCCTGGAGCGCACCACCAATGGTGAAGGCCCGGTCGCCGCGCTCAGCCTGGAGCAGTTACAAGCGCTGGATGCCGGCTATAACTGGAGCGCCGATGGCGGCCAGAGCTATCCCTATCGCGGCCAGGGCATCCGCATCCCAAGCTTTATCGAGGTGCTCGAACATACCCCTGCAAAGGCCAAGGTAATCGAGATCAAGGTGCCGGATGTCGGTATGGAGGCACTGCTGTGTGATGCACTTACGGCGCACCAGCAACTCGACCGCGTCATCGTCGGTAGTTTTTATGACCGCAGCCTGCAACTGTTTCGCGAACAATGCCCTGGGGTCGCCACCTCAGCAGGCCCCGGCTCAGTGCGCATGCTGGTGGCACTTAACTGGGTGGGGCTGGGCAGCCTGCTGTCACCTTCCTACCAGGCCCTGCAGATTCCCGAAGCGCATAACGGCTTAGCAATCGCCAGCCCGAGCCTGCTCAAGGCCGCCGCGCTACGTGGGCTTAATGTGCAGCTGTGGACCATCAACGAACAGCCGGACATGCGCCGCCTGCTTGATCTAGGCGCCCACGCCCTGATCACCGACTACCCGGACCGCGCCCTGCAAGTGCTGGGACGCTCGACGCAGATCAGCGCTCTGGAAGATTAA
- the ureG gene encoding urease accessory protein UreG, with translation MNSQPLRIGIGGPVGSGKTALTLALCLALRERYNLAVVTNDIYTQEDAQFLVRNEALAPERIIGVETGGCPHTAIREDASINLEAVDQLNRRFPGLDLIIVESGGDNLSATFSPELSDLTIYVIDVSAGDKLPRKGGPGICKSDLLVINKIDLAPLVGASLEVMERDTLKMRGDKPFVFSNQKIGKGLDEIIAFIERHGMLTAA, from the coding sequence ATGAACAGCCAACCCCTGCGCATCGGTATCGGTGGCCCGGTCGGTTCCGGCAAAACCGCCCTGACCCTGGCTCTGTGCCTGGCCCTGCGCGAGCGCTACAACCTGGCCGTAGTGACCAACGACATCTACACCCAGGAAGACGCACAGTTTCTGGTGCGTAACGAGGCCCTGGCCCCAGAGCGAATCATCGGCGTAGAAACCGGTGGCTGCCCGCACACGGCCATTCGCGAAGACGCCTCGATCAACCTGGAAGCGGTCGACCAGCTCAATCGGCGCTTTCCGGGCCTGGACCTGATCATCGTCGAATCCGGTGGCGACAACCTTTCAGCCACCTTCAGCCCCGAGCTGTCGGACCTGACCATCTACGTGATCGACGTATCAGCCGGCGACAAGCTGCCGCGCAAAGGCGGGCCGGGCATCTGCAAGTCCGACCTGCTGGTGATCAACAAAATCGACCTGGCCCCGCTGGTCGGCGCATCGCTGGAGGTGATGGAGCGCGACACCCTGAAAATGCGTGGCGACAAACCGTTCGTATTCAGCAACCAGAAAATTGGCAAAGGGCTGGATGAAATCATCGCCTTTATCGAACGCCACGGCATGCTCACGGCAGCCTGA
- a CDS encoding HupE/UreJ family protein, with translation MNLRKTLFALALFLSPAVAFAHAGHDHAGILAGLAHPLFGLDHLLAMLAVGLWAAQQSGAARWALPLTFVASMLVGGLLGFNGVQIPLMETGIAASVLAFGLLVAVAMRLPLLIALGMTALFALTHGVAHGLELPALASPWGYAAGFVVATAALHASGYALVRLLPQAAAPVVRVLGAASAVTGAWLLLG, from the coding sequence ATGAACCTGCGCAAAACCTTATTCGCTCTTGCCCTGTTCCTCAGCCCCGCCGTGGCCTTCGCCCATGCCGGACACGACCACGCTGGCATCCTGGCGGGTCTGGCGCACCCGCTATTCGGCCTCGATCACTTGCTCGCGATGCTCGCCGTCGGCCTGTGGGCCGCGCAGCAATCCGGCGCGGCGCGCTGGGCGTTGCCGCTGACCTTCGTCGCCAGCATGCTGGTCGGTGGCCTGCTCGGCTTTAACGGCGTGCAGATCCCATTGATGGAAACTGGCATCGCCGCCTCGGTATTGGCCTTCGGTTTACTGGTCGCCGTGGCCATGCGCTTGCCGCTGCTGATTGCGCTCGGCATGACCGCGCTGTTTGCCCTGACCCACGGCGTCGCTCACGGCCTGGAACTGCCAGCGCTGGCCAGCCCATGGGGCTATGCCGCCGGTTTCGTGGTGGCTACCGCTGCCCTACATGCCAGCGGCTACGCCCTGGTGCGCCTGCTGCCCCAGGCTGCTGCACCCGTGGTACGGGTGCTCGGCGCGGCCTCGGCAGTCACCGGCGCCTGGCTGCTGCTGGGCTAA
- a CDS encoding urease accessory protein UreF: MNPAWQLLRLASPQLPIGGYSYSQGLEMAVEQGLVANAESAQRWIADQLLLNLARFEAPLLLAHCQAAAAENWPQLRSLAEQQRASRETRELRLESRQMGYSLQQLLSGLPELDQPAQQLFAELDEPGLAVGWALAARAWQISPEDALAAWLWGWLENQLAVLMKTLPLGQQAAQRLTSQLVPLLDQAQRQASELQPQHWGSAAFGLALASMAHERQYSRLFRS; encoded by the coding sequence GTGAATCCAGCTTGGCAACTTTTGAGGCTCGCCAGCCCGCAACTGCCGATTGGCGGCTACAGCTATTCCCAAGGCTTGGAAATGGCTGTCGAGCAAGGCTTGGTCGCTAACGCCGAAAGCGCCCAACGCTGGATCGCCGATCAGTTGCTGCTCAACCTCGCCCGCTTCGAAGCGCCGTTGTTGCTTGCCCATTGCCAAGCTGCCGCGGCTGAGAACTGGCCGCAGCTGCGCAGTCTGGCCGAGCAACAGCGTGCCAGCCGCGAAACCCGCGAACTGCGCTTGGAAAGTCGGCAGATGGGTTACTCGCTACAGCAACTGCTCAGCGGCTTGCCGGAGCTGGATCAGCCGGCGCAGCAGCTGTTTGCCGAGCTGGACGAGCCCGGTCTAGCAGTGGGTTGGGCACTGGCCGCCCGTGCCTGGCAGATCAGCCCCGAGGATGCCCTCGCCGCCTGGTTGTGGGGCTGGCTGGAAAACCAATTGGCGGTGCTGATGAAGACCCTGCCGCTGGGCCAACAGGCCGCACAACGCCTGACCTCACAACTAGTCCCTCTGTTGGATCAGGCCCAGCGCCAGGCCAGCGAACTACAACCGCAACACTGGGGTAGCGCCGCATTCGGCCTGGCCCTGGCGAGCATGGCGCACGAACGCCAATACAGCCGTTTATTCCGTTCTTGA